A portion of the Thunnus albacares chromosome 23, fThuAlb1.1, whole genome shotgun sequence genome contains these proteins:
- the kdm5a gene encoding lysine-specific demethylase 5A isoform X2, whose product MSAFAEFVPPPECPVFEPSWEDFSDPLGFINKIRPIAEKTGICKIRPPEDWQPPFACDVRNFRFTPRVQRLNELEALTRVKLNFLDQIAKFWELQGSKIRFPHVERKILDLYQLGKIVSSEGGFETVCKEKRWSKVSSRMGFPSGKGTGSLLRSHYERILYPYELFQSGATLTGLQRLYDEGDDEEEVDEGVGEEAVEEEDLEEEDDKDKERDGEVDATQTKERLLPERRSRRLKSERENKEPKGLKIFGTSPKMVGLEIVSADDGFNKRQRHLKAQAFAIKMRPRKETLEVNFISQIDLYLCLMCGRGDEEDRLLLCDGCDDSYHTFCLIPPLQDVPKGDWRCPKCVAEECSKPREAFGFEQAVREYSLQSFGEMADHFKSDYFNMPVHMVPTELVEKEFWRLVSSIEEDVIVEYGADISSKEVGSGFPIRDGKRRLLGDEEEYANSGWNLNNMPVLEQSVLTHINVDISGMKVPWLYVGMCFSSFCWHIEDHWSYSINFLHWGEPKTWYGVPASAAEQLEAVMKKLAPELFDSQPDLLHQLVTIMNPNVLMEHGVPVYRTNQCAGEFVVTFPRAYHSGFNQGYNFAEAVNFCTADWLPMGRQCVAHYRRLHRYCVFSHEELLCKMAADPESLDVELAAAVFKEMGDMMAEETQLRQAVQEMGVLSSEQEVFELVPDDERQCHKCKTTCFLSALTCSCSPDRLVCLHHAADLCDCPLGNKCLRYRYDLEEFPSMLYGVKTRAQSYDTWAKRVTEALAADQKNKKDLIELKVLLEDAEDRKYPENALFRRLREMVKEAETCSSVAQLLLSRKQRHSRLRSESSRNRTKLTVDELKAFVDQLYRLPCIISQARQVKELLENVEDFHERAQVALADEMPDSSKLQALLDLGSGLDVELPELPRLKQELQQARWLDEVRVTLAEPHRVTLELMKRLIDSGVGLAPHHAVEKAMAELQEILTVSERWEDKARACLQARPRHSMVTLESIVLEARNIPAYLPNILALREALQKAKEWTAKVEAIQSGSSYAYLEQLESLLARGRSIPVRLDPLAQVESQVASARAWRERTARTFLKKNSTYTLLQVLSPRVDIGVYGNSKSKRKRVKELMEKERGGFDPDTLSDLEESLEEVRDPATVVAAFKSKEQKEVEAIHSLRAANLAKMAMADRIEEVKFCLCRKTASGFMLQCELCKDWFHGACVPLPKTGSQKKLGVGWQSNSKDSKFLCPLCQRSRRPRLETILSLLVSLQKLPVRLPEGEALQCLTERAMSWQDRARQALATEELSSALAKLSVLSQRMVEQAAREKTEKIINAELQKAAANPDLQGHIQTFQQSGFSRATSPRQSVDYDDEETDSDEDIRETYGYDMKDPGEVKPYLFCDEEIPVKSEEVVSHMWPAATPSFCAEHAYSSASKSCVQNLGTPRKQPRKTPLVPRSLEPPVLELSPQAKAQLEELMMLGDLLEVSLDETQHIWRILQATHPPSEERFLQVMEPDDSLMEKPLKIKLKDSEKKRKRKLERAEHHHMLMAAAGGASPMGDMRPAKSKELKRVGLELGLGGKPKKKKLKLNLEKNREMKQLAKRLAKEEKERKRKEKAAAKAEAIREGLEKRKEKKILDIPSKYDWSGAEDSNDENAVCAAKNCQRPCKDKVDWVQCDGGCDEWFHQVCVGVSCEMAENEDYICMDCSRKAAGGGGGGTGMTVEEVAEESVVVLATSMCSGSVQSLPSPAAVVASWSHAPSALLLNPASSHHQQQQEPQQGS is encoded by the exons ATTGTGTCATCCGAGGGCGGCTTTGAGACGGTGTGTAAAGAGAAGAGGTGGTCTAAGGTGTCCAGTCGGATGGGCTTCCCATCTGGGAAAGGAACCGGTTCACTACTACGCTCCCACTATGAGAGGATCCTCTACCCCTATGAGCTCTTCCAGTCTGGAGCCACACTAACT GGCCTCCAGCGGCTGTACGATGAGGgggatgatgaggaagaagTAGATGAGGGGGTTGGCGAGGAGGCGGTGGAGGAAGAGGATctagaggaggaggatgataaAGACAAGGAGAGAGACGGGGAGGTTGATGCAACGCAAACCAAAGAGCGGCTTCTGCCTGAGAGACGCTCCAGGCGTCTTAAGTCTGAg AGAGAAAACAAGGAGCCAAAAGGCCTCAAGATCTTTGGTACAAGTCCCAAGATGGTGGGCTTGGAGATCGTGTCAGCTG ACGATGGATTCAACAAGAGACAGCGTCACCTCAAAGCTCAGGCCTTCGCCATCAAAATGAGACCACGCAAGGAGACCCTGGAGGTCAACTTT ATCTCCCAGATCGACCTGTACCTCTGCCTGATGTGTGGACGAGGCGACGAGGAGGACCGGCTCCTGTTGTGTGATGGCTGCGACGACAGCTACCACACCTTCTGCCTGATCCCGCCCCTGCAGGATGTGCCTAAAGGGGACTGGCGTTGCCCCAAGTGTGTTGCTGAG GAATGCAGTAAGCCCAGGGAGGCATTTGGCTTTGAGCAGGCTGTGAGGGAGTACTCTCTCCAGAGCTTTGGAGAAATGGCTGACCACTTCAAGTCTGACTATTTCAACATGCCTGTTCAT ATGGTCCCCACAGAGCTGGTGGAAAAAGAGTTCTGGCGTCTGGTCAGCAGCATCGAGGAGGACGTCATCGTAGAGTACGGAGCTGATATCAGCTCTAAGGAGGTGGGCAGCGGGTTTCCCATCAGGGATGGCAAGAGGAGGCTACTGGGAGATGAAGAG GAGTATGCCAACTCGGGCTGGAACCTGAACAACATGCCAGTGCTGGAGCAGTCGGTGCTCACCCACATCAACGTGGACATCTCGGGTATGAAGGTACCCTGGCTCTACGTGGGCATGTGTTTCTCCTCATTCTGCTGGCACATCGAGGACCACTGGAGTTACTCCATCAATTTCCTGCACTG GGGAGAGCCAAAGACCTGGTATGGAGTGCCAGCctcagcagcagagcagctggaGGCGGTTATGAAAAAGTTGGCTCCAGAGCTGTTCGACTCCCAGCCTGACCTCCTCCATCAACTGGTCACCATCATGAATCCCAATGTCCTTATGGAGCATGGCGTCCCT GTGTACAGGACTAATCAGTGTGCAGGGGAATTTGTGGTGACTTTCCCCAGGGCGTACCACAGCGGCTTCAACCAGGGCTACAATTTCGCAGAGGCTGTTAACTTCTGCACAGCTGACTGG tTACCTATGGGCCGTCAGTGTGTGGCCCACTACCGACGCCTGCACCGCTACTGCGTCTTCTCCCATGAGGAGCTGCTGTGCAAGATGGCTGCTGATCCAGAGAGTCTTGACGTGGAACTGGCTGCCGCTGTTTTCAAGGAAATGGGAGACATGATGGCGGAGGAGACACAACTCAGACAGGCGGTCCAAGAAATG GGGGTGCTGTCTTCAGAGCAGGAGGTTTTTGAGCTGGTCCCTGACGACGAGCGCCAGTGCCACAAGTGTAAGACgacctgtttcctgtctgcgCTGACATGTTCCTGTAGCCCCGACCGGCTGGTTTGTCTCCATCATGCGGCAGATCTCTGTGACTGTCCACTCGGCAACAAGTGTCTCCG GTATCGCTATGATCTGGAGGAGTTTCCGTCCATGCTGTATGGAGTCAAGACACGGGCACAGTCCTATGACACCTGGGCAAAGAGAGTCACTGAGGCCTTGGCTGCAGACCAGAAGAACAAGAAAG ATCTTATTGAGCTCAAGGTTTTGCTGGAGgatgcagaggacaggaagTACCCCGAGAACGCTCTGTTCCGTCGCCTTAGAGAGATGGTAAAGGAGGCTGAAACATGCTCCTCTGTAGCCCAGCTGCTGCTCAGCCGCAAGCAGAGACACAG CCGCCTGCGTTCTGAGAGCAGTCGTAACCGTACCAAACTGACAGTGGATGAGCTCAAGGCCTTCGTGGACCAGCTCTACAGGCTGCCCTGCATCATTAGCCAGGCCCGTCAAGTCAAA GAGTTACTGGAAAATGTGGAGGACTTCCATGAGCGAGCCCAGGTGGCACTGGCAGATGAGATGCCTGATTCCTCCAAGCTTCAGGCTCTGTTGGACCTTGGCAGCGGCCTGGACGTTGAGCTGCCGGAGCTTCCCCGACTCAAACAGGAGCTTCAACAGGCCCGCTGGCTCGACGAG GTGCGTGTCACCCTGGCCGAGCCCCACCGCGTCACCCTGGAGCTGATGAAGAGGCTGATAGACTCTGGGGTGGGCCTGGCTCCCCACCACGCTGTGGAGAAGGCAATGGCCGAACTGCAGGAGATCCTCACTGTCTCGGAGAGATGGGAGGATAAGGCTCGTGCCTGCCTGCAGGCCAG GCCTCGCCACAGCATGGTGACCTTGGAGAGTATTGTGCTGGAGGCCAGGAACATTCCAGCATACTTACCTAATATTTTGGCCCTCCGAGAGGCCCTGCAGAAGGCTAAGGAGTGGACTGCCAAGGTGGAGGCTATCCAG AGTGGCAGTAGTTATGCATAcctggagcagctggagagcCTGCTGGCTCGAGGTCGCTCCATCCCTGTCCGGCTAGATCCGCTGGCCCAGGTGGAGTCACAGGTGGCCTCAGCCAGAGCCTGGAGGGAGAGAACTGCTCGCACATTCCTCAAGAAGAACTCCACCTACACATTGCTCCAG GTTCTCAGTCCTCGTGTGGACATCGGGGTCTACGGCAACAGCAAGAGCAAGCGGAAGCGCGTCAAGGAGCTcatggagaaggagagaggaggctttgACCCGGACACCTTGAGTGACCTGGAAGAGAGCCTTGAGGAGGTGCGAGATCCCGCCACCGTTGTAGCAGCCTTCAAATCCAAAGAGCAAAAAGAAGTAGAGGCCATCCATTCACTCCGCGCCGCCAATCTAGCCAAGATGGCCATGGCCGACCGCATCGAGGAGGTCAAGTTCTGCCTGTGTCGAAAGACAGCCAGCGGTTTCATGCTGCAGTGCGAGCTGTGTAAGGACTGGTTCCACGGAGCGTGCGTGCCTCTGCCCAAGACAGGATCCCAGAAGAAGCTGGGTGTGGGCTGGCAGAGCAATAGCAAGGACTCCAAATTCCTGTGCCCGCTGTGTCAGAGGTCGAGGAGGCCGAGATTAGAAACCATCCTGTCGCTGTTGGTGTCGCTGCAGAAGCTTCCAGTGCGTCTACCAGAAGGAGAGGCCCTCCAGTGTTTGACAGAGAGGGCAATGAGCTGGCAG GACAGAGCACGTCAAGCTCTGGCCACTGAGGAGCTGTCCTCAGCCCTGGCGAAGCTGTCAGTGCTGAGCCAGCGCATGGTGGAGCAGGCCGCTAGGGAGAAAACCGAGAAGATCATCAATGCCGAGTTGCAGAAAGCTGCTGCCAACCCTGACTTGCAG gGCCACATCCAGACTTTTCAGCAGTCAGGTTTCAGCAGAGCCACATCACCTCGGCAGTCTGTGGACTACGATGACGAGGAGACAGACTCAGATGAGGACATCAGGGAGACTTACGGTTACGACATGAAG GACCCGGGCGAGGTGAAGCCCTACCTTTTCTGTGATGAGGAGATCCCTGTGAAGTCCGAGGAAGTGGTCAGTCACATGTGGCCGGCTGCCACGCCCTCCTTCTGCGCCGAACACGCCTACTCCTCAGCCTCCAAGTCCTGCGTGCAAA aCCTGGGCACGCCTAGAAAGCAGCCCAGGAAGACCCCTCTGGTCCCTCGCAGCCTGGAGCCGCCAGTGCTCGAGCTGTCCCCACAGGCCAAGGCCcagctggaggagctgatgATGCTGGGAGACCTGCTGGAGGTGTCCCTGGATGAGACCCAGCACATCTGGAGGATCCTGCAGGCCACGCACCCCCCCTCGGAGGAGAGATTCCTGCAGGTCATGGAG CCTGATGACTCTCTAATGGAGAAGCCTCTGAAAATCAAGCTAAAAGattcagagaagaagaggaaacgGAAGTTAGAAAGGGCCGAGCACCACCACATGCTGATGGCCGCCGCCGGTGGCGCCTCACCAATGGGAGACATGCGACCAGCCAAGTCCAAAGAACTGAAAAGGGTGGGCCTGGAGCTTGGTCTTGGGGGCAAAcccaagaagaagaaactcaAACTCAACCTGGAGAAGAACCGGGAGATGAAGCAGCTGGCCAAACGTTTAGccaaggaggagaaggagaggaagcgGAAGGAGAAGGCAGCCGCTAAGGCTGAGGCCATCAGGGAGGGGctggagaagaggaaagagaagaagattCTCGACATTCCCTCCAAGTATGACTGGTCCGGGGCTGAAGACTCCAATGATGAGAACGCTGTTTGTGCAGCCAAGAACTGCCAGAGACCCTGTAAAGATAAG gtggACTGGGTGCAGTGCGACGGCGGCTGCGACGAGTGGTTCCACCAGGTGTGCGTGGGCGTGTCGTGCGAGATGGCGGAGAACGAGGATTACATCTGCATGGACTGCTCCCGGAAGGCCGCCGGAGGGGGCGGGGGAGGCACGGGGATGACGGTGGAGGAGGTGGCAGAGGAGAGTGTGGTGGTGCTGGCGACATCGATGTGCAGCGGCAGCGTGCAGAGTCTGCCTTCGCCGGCGGCGGTCGTGGCCTCGTGGTCTCACGCGCCATCCGCCTTGCTTCTAAACCCAGCGAGTTcacatcatcagcagcagcaagagCCTCAGCAGGGCAGTTag